A portion of the Mustela erminea isolate mMusErm1 chromosome 19, mMusErm1.Pri, whole genome shotgun sequence genome contains these proteins:
- the LOC116579347 gene encoding zinc finger protein 271-like isoform X1: MPRAALSSRKTHPCEMCGPVLRDIFHLAELQGKENSQKRLRCGACGKRFSFSVKLEQQQQQEEPSGAKPFRSRVYRASAVKSWGFGSLGKPFTCGEVEKDLLSGSGHLGQEATRTVEKPHRISQCRATLQCGSSHGAWGGCENAFGPKHTDTREQGVHFGRQSFVCSECGKIFRYKSLFAIHQRYHTGARHHEFGPCGKSLGQRPTLNEHRKTPRGSTQYMCSKCGKSFSGKSVPLHVQRWHSGGKSYVCSECAESLSGSSLLISHRVQSGERLYKCRCCTKSFPSMSALSYHQRSHTGERQYECSDCGKCFTSSSVLHYHQRLHIGERPYECGGQSFLRRNSLSVHIKVHSGERPFKCNECGKSLKCKSAFIKHQRIHTGERPYECSECGKSFLRRNTLNVHIKAHSGERPHNCNECGKSFKFKSTFIKHQRIHTGERPYACSECGKSFISRTDLRYHQRIHTGERPYQCTECGKSFFRRNILKVHRKVHSVERPYKCNECGKSLKCKASLIKHQRIHTGERPYECSECGKSFITSSVLHSHQRVHTGERPYECSDCGKTFTTSSVLRDHQRLHTGERPYECSECGKTFTTSSALHYHHRVHTGERPYKCTECGKTFVRRNSLSVHLKVHSGEKPYKCNECGKSLKCKSTFIQHQRIHTGERPYECSECGKSFSATSVLRSHQRIHTGERPYECSECGKSFTSSSALRSHQRVHTGERPYECHECGKFFLHRNSLNVHIKVHSGERPYKCNECGKSLNYKSTFIQHQRIHTGEKPYLCSECGKSFSHSCALRYHRQSHLGISPYDCSECGKSFTSSSVLRDHQRLHTGERPYDCSQCGKSFTARSVLRSHQRVHSRERPYECSECGKSFVRRNSLNVHIKVHSGEKPYKCSECGKSWKCKSTFIKHQRIHIGEKSFACS, encoded by the coding sequence ATGCCCAGGGCTGCTCTGTCTTCCCGGAAGACCCACCCCTGTGAGATGTGCGGTCCCGTCTTGAGAGACATTTTCCACTTGGCTGAGCtccaggggaaagaaaacagccaGAAACGGTTGAGGTGTGGGGCCTGCGGGAAACGATTTTCTTTCAGTGTGAAGttggagcagcagcagcaacaggagGAGCCCTCGGGAGCAAAACCATTCAGAAGCCGTGTGTACCGGGCCTCTGCTGTCAAGAGCTGGGGATTCGGTAGTTTGGGAAAGCCCTTTACCTGTGGAGAGGTTGAGAAGGACTTGCTGTCTGGCTCGGGGCATCTGGGGCAAGAGGCCACTCGTACTGTGGAGAAGCCACATAGAATCTCCCAGTGCAGGGCCACATTACAATGCGGAAGCAGTCATGGCGCTTGGGGTGGATGCGAGAACGCCTTTGGTCCCAAACACACGGATACTCGGGAGCAGGGTGTCCACTTTGGTAGACAGTCCTTTgtgtgcagtgaatgtgggaaaattTTCAGGTACAAATCCTTATTTGCCATACACCAGAGATACCATACTGGAGCACGACATCATGAGTTTGGTCCATGTGGAAAATCCCTTGGGCAACGACCAACCCTGAATGAACATAGGAAGACTCCGCGTGGGTCCACGCAGTACATGTGCAGCAAATGTGGGAAATCCTTCAGTGGCAAATCTGTCCCCCTTCATGTCCAGAGATGGCACAGTGGAGGAAAGAGTTATGTTTGTAGCGAGTGTGCAGAATCCCTTAGTGGGAGCTCATTGTTGATTAGTCATAGGGTTCAGTCTGGAGAACGTTTATATAAGTGTCGTTGCTGTACAAAATCTTTTCCGTCTATGTCTGCCCTGTCATATCATCAGAGATCTCACACAGGGGAAAGACAGTATGAGTGCAGTGATTGTGGGAAATGTTTTACCAGTAGTTCGGTCCTCCATTACCACCAGAGACTTCACATtggagaaaggccttatgagtGCGGTGGCCAGTCCTTTCTCCGAAGAAATAGCCTCAGTGTACACATAAAGGTTCATTCAGGTGAAAGGCCTttcaaatgtaatgaatgtgggaaatctttgAAGTGTAAGTCAGCATTCATTAAACACCAGAGAATTCACACAggagaaaggccttatgagtgcagtgaatgtggCAAGTCCTTTCTACGAAGAAATACTCTGAATGTACACATAAAGGCTCATTCAGGGGAAAGACCTCATAattgtaatgaatgtgggaaatcatTTAAGTTTAAGTCAACATTCATTAAACACCAGAGAATTCACACAGGAGAAAGGCCTTATGcttgcagtgaatgtgggaaatcttttatCTCTAGGACTGACCTACGGtatcatcagagaattcacacaggaGAGAGACCTTATCAGTGCACAGAATGTGGCAAGTCCTTTTTCCGAAGAAATATCCTCAAAGTACACAGAAAGGTTCACTCAGTTGAAAGGCCTTATaagtgtaatgaatgtgggaaatctttgAAGTGTAAGGCATCATTGATTAAACACCAGAGAATTCACACAGGAGAGAGGCCTTATGAGTGCAGTGAATGCGGGAAATCTTTCATCACTAGTTCTGTGCTTCATTCTCACCAgagagttcacactggagaaaggccttatgaATGCAGTGACTGTGGGAAAACTTTTACCACTAGTTCTGTCCTCCGTGATCACCAGAGACTTCATActggagaaaggccttatgagtgcagtgaatgtgggaaaactTTTACCACAAGTTCTGCCCTGCATTATCACCACAGAGTCCACACTGGAGAAAGACCTTATAAGTGCACTGAATGTGGCAAGACCTTTGTCCGAAGAAATAGCCTGAGCGTGCACCTAAAAGTTCACTCAGGTGAAAAGCCTTATaagtgtaatgaatgtgggaaatcatTGAAGTGTAAGTCAACATTCATTCAACACCAGAGAATTCACACAggagaaaggccttatgagtgcagtgaatgtgggaaatctttttCAGCTACTTCTGTCCTTCGTTCTCACCAGAGAATACACACAggagaaaggccttatgagtGTAGTGAATGTGGAAAATCTTTTACCTCTAGTTCTGCCCTCCGTTCTCACCAAAGAGTGCACActggagaaaggccttatgagtGCCATGAGTGTGGCAAGTTCTTTCTCCACAGAAATAGCCTCAATGTACACATCAAGGTTCACTCAGGTGAAAGACCctataaatgtaatgaatgtgggaaatctttgAACTATAAGTCAACGTTCATTCAACACcagagaattcatacaggagAAAAACCTTACctgtgcagtgaatgtgggaaatcttttagTCATAGCTGCGCCCTCCGGTATCATCGTCAGAGTCACCTTGGAATAAGTCCCTATGATtgtagtgaatgtgggaaatcttttacCTCTAGTTCTGTCCTCCGTGATCACCAGAGActtcacactggagaaaggccttatgaTTGCAGTCAGTGTGGGAAATCTTTCACTGCTCGTTCTGTCCTCCGTTCTCACCAGAGAGTTCACTCTCGGGAAAGGCCTTatgagtgcagtgaatgtggCAAGTCCTTTGTCAGAAGAAATAGCCTCAATGTACACATAAAGGTTCACTCAGGTGAAAAGCCTTATAAGtgtagtgaatgtgggaaatcttgGAAGTGTAAGTCGACATTCATAAAACACCAGAGAATTCATATAGGAGAAAAGTCTTTTGCTTGCAGCtaa